The Cervus canadensis isolate Bull #8, Minnesota chromosome X, ASM1932006v1, whole genome shotgun sequence genome contains a region encoding:
- the LOC122435823 gene encoding odorant-binding protein-like: MKVLLFGLVLGLLAASQGEAEIDASQFTGRWLTHYIAAENIDRITEGGPFHIFTRYIEFDEENGTVHLHFYIKKNGECIEKYVSGIKKETHYAVDYAGHNEFSIINGGENALVTYNLNVDGHGKETKMVGLFGKGDDVDSQWEEEFKNAVTENGIPEENILNFIHNDNCPDE, from the exons ATGAAGGTTCTGCTGTTCGGTCTTGTCCTTGGTCTGCTTGCTGCCAGTCAAGGTGAAGCTGAGATAGACGCCTCACAG TTCACAGGAAGATGGTTAACCCATTACATCGCAGCTGAAAACATAGACAGAATCACCGAGGGTGGGCCATTCCATATTTTCACGCGTTACATTGAGTTTGATGAAGAAAATGGCACGGTACACTTACACTTTTATAtcaa gaaGAATGGAGAATGCATAGAAAAATATGTCTCAGGCATAAAGAAAGAAACCCATTATGCTGTTGACT aTGCGGGTCACAATGAATTTAGCATCATTAATGGGGGCGAGAACGCTCTCGTAACATATAATCTCAACGTGGATGGACATGGCAAGGAGACAAAAATGGTGGGATTATTTG GCAAAGGAGATGATGTTGATTCGCAATGGGAAGAGGAGTTCAAAAACGCGGTGACAGAAAATGGGATTCCAGAAGAAAATATCCTGAATTTCATCCATAATG ATAACTGTCCAGATGAGTGA